The following proteins are co-located in the Shouchella hunanensis genome:
- a CDS encoding sensor histidine kinase codes for MNSLYKKFVLAVALILSISLLIAFTFSNVIYYTHTKTSINDEMVSTATTIANDLEELHHNAETLHAYLTSISNLGYQLMLVSSESTKTFGEPFKNDELPLAISEPILTNQVVYNGIRDYQSPLLIMGHFSNNALNTVGVPVRVDGTTYALFARQENQLIFSNIHAILVGFVATVTIISLASVLLMTRYLVQPLVSLKNAAHAISNENYSYTLRINRKDEIDELAKSFNHMQNQLLHNDEARKAFVTNISHDFQSPLLNIEGYSSLLANQETLTEEQREFLGIVREESRRLSSLTKQLLLLTSLDQRDFPSRFETVRVDEQLRSIIRYNQWKLEDKHIEVSYSFIPASIKMDEELMENVWTNLLNNAIKYNRDFGTIFLRTHVHQDELEVTIRDSGIGIKEEAIPLLYNRFYREERAQNVGGTGLGLSIVKEIVDLHKGRMTVKSEENKGTEIKVFLPLDVTTVVTDEKSTR; via the coding sequence TTGAATTCTTTGTATAAAAAATTTGTTTTAGCAGTTGCCCTTATTCTTAGTATAAGTCTACTTATCGCCTTTACCTTTTCAAATGTAATTTATTACACCCACACTAAAACCTCCATTAATGATGAAATGGTGAGCACAGCTACCACTATTGCGAATGATTTGGAAGAACTTCATCACAATGCTGAGACGTTACATGCATATTTAACGTCTATAAGTAATCTTGGTTATCAATTAATGCTCGTTTCTTCAGAATCCACCAAAACATTTGGAGAACCTTTTAAAAACGATGAGTTACCATTAGCAATTTCTGAGCCCATTCTCACTAATCAGGTCGTTTACAATGGCATTCGAGATTATCAAAGCCCTTTACTCATTATGGGTCACTTTTCTAACAATGCCTTAAATACTGTAGGTGTTCCAGTTCGTGTGGATGGAACCACTTATGCTTTATTTGCAAGGCAAGAGAATCAGTTGATCTTCTCAAACATTCATGCAATTTTAGTCGGTTTTGTTGCGACAGTCACTATTATTAGCTTGGCAAGTGTACTCTTAATGACTCGTTATTTGGTACAACCACTCGTTTCACTTAAAAATGCCGCTCATGCAATTTCAAACGAAAATTATTCTTATACTTTGCGAATAAATAGAAAAGATGAAATTGACGAGTTAGCGAAAAGCTTTAATCATATGCAGAATCAGCTACTACATAATGATGAAGCAAGAAAGGCTTTCGTCACCAACATCTCACATGATTTCCAATCCCCCCTTCTCAATATTGAAGGGTACAGTAGTTTATTAGCGAATCAAGAAACACTAACGGAAGAACAACGAGAATTCCTTGGGATTGTTAGAGAAGAATCAAGAAGACTTTCCTCTTTGACAAAACAATTATTGCTTCTTACCTCTTTAGATCAGCGTGATTTCCCTAGCCGATTCGAAACTGTAAGAGTCGATGAGCAGTTAAGATCGATTATTCGCTACAATCAGTGGAAGCTAGAGGATAAACATATTGAAGTAAGTTATTCATTTATACCTGCATCCATCAAAATGGATGAAGAGTTAATGGAAAATGTATGGACGAATTTATTAAATAATGCCATAAAATATAATCGAGACTTTGGAACCATCTTTTTACGTACACACGTACACCAAGATGAACTTGAGGTAACGATACGAGATAGTGGTATAGGCATTAAAGAGGAAGCGATTCCGTTGCTTTACAACCGATTCTATCGTGAAGAACGGGCGCAGAACGTCGGAGGAACTGGATTAGGCCTTTCAATAGTAAAAGAAATTGTTGATCTTCATAAAGGAAGAATGACTGTTAAGAGTGAAGAGAATAAAGGAACAGAAATCAAAGTATTTCTGCCACTCGACGTTACGACAGTTGTTACAGATGAAAAGAGCACTCGTTAA
- a CDS encoding MMPL family transporter, whose product MKKLLYPITDWVSTKKGMWITIIAWLLLMIILTFGPPVSDSTVTNFQSLPNEAESIIADSKIEELFPNQQGTPGILVFHNNSSELDTSQIGEFIQQLDDKNMDGVKTVLPFHLLPEEALTEFTSVDGSTIIVPYELETSLGAREYNDINTQIEEYGTTLLAGETELFITGPVGIAGDTLELFEQADFVLLLATVVIILLLLIIIYRSPLLAIIPLFATIIVYQIVNQLLGLLGANGLEINNSTTSIMSILLFAAVIDYSLFVFSRYREELFVRESKYSAMKSAMRATGEPVFIAALTVLAAVSILFFADFRDYQNFAPVFGVALAVISIASITLVPALFTLFGRKAFWPKIPKYLQGQSEKPQNGFWNRFAKLVVRRPGLFGGLVGIILIVTASNVTIIDFEFNSVKNFPEDLGSRVGYDIVEENFDKGQLAPTTILLESENALDPTQLANLVDQYTAYDEISEINQTNTNEENSAMTLSMSLALNPYSTEAMDFIETFREDFSNSLSDEAIEANVYVTGTTAKLVDERSVNNQDIVLIVVLETILILALLVVLTRSLKMASYMIATILLSYLSAMGLGIFLVDTLFGFDAVSTRVPVYAFIFSVALGIDYNIMLASRFIEERKQHHVKKALEIAIANTGAVISSAGLILAATFAALTTMPVADLFVFGFIVSIGILIDTFLVRGMLLPAFILFFEKDKQKNHEKVKEGL is encoded by the coding sequence TTGAAAAAATTACTATATCCCATTACCGACTGGGTTTCTACTAAAAAGGGAATGTGGATAACCATTATAGCTTGGTTACTTTTAATGATTATACTAACATTTGGTCCACCGGTAAGCGATTCCACAGTCACCAATTTCCAATCACTTCCTAATGAAGCTGAATCCATTATAGCGGATTCTAAAATCGAAGAATTATTTCCTAACCAACAAGGGACGCCTGGAATACTTGTATTTCATAACAACTCTTCTGAATTAGACACGAGTCAAATTGGTGAATTTATCCAACAATTGGATGATAAAAATATGGATGGTGTAAAAACGGTTTTACCGTTTCATCTATTACCTGAAGAGGCCTTAACTGAATTCACCTCTGTGGATGGTTCCACCATCATTGTCCCTTATGAGCTAGAGACTTCATTAGGCGCAAGAGAATATAACGACATCAATACGCAAATAGAAGAGTATGGAACCACACTATTAGCAGGTGAAACGGAATTATTTATAACTGGTCCTGTTGGAATAGCCGGGGATACATTAGAATTATTTGAGCAAGCCGATTTTGTTCTATTGCTTGCTACAGTTGTTATCATTTTATTATTGCTCATCATTATTTATCGTTCACCTTTACTAGCAATCATTCCATTGTTTGCTACCATCATTGTTTATCAGATAGTAAATCAACTATTAGGTCTCTTAGGTGCTAACGGATTAGAAATTAATAACTCTACGACTTCTATCATGAGTATATTGTTATTTGCTGCAGTAATCGACTATTCACTCTTTGTTTTTTCACGATACAGAGAGGAGCTATTTGTTAGAGAAAGTAAATATAGTGCAATGAAATCTGCTATGCGAGCAACAGGAGAACCTGTTTTTATTGCAGCTTTAACGGTTCTAGCAGCAGTATCCATTTTGTTCTTTGCGGATTTTAGAGATTATCAAAACTTCGCACCCGTTTTTGGAGTAGCATTAGCAGTCATTAGCATTGCTTCTATCACTCTAGTGCCTGCTTTATTCACATTATTTGGTCGGAAAGCATTTTGGCCAAAAATCCCTAAATATCTTCAAGGTCAGTCTGAGAAACCACAAAATGGTTTTTGGAATCGCTTTGCAAAACTAGTTGTTCGAAGACCGGGATTATTCGGTGGATTAGTAGGGATCATCCTTATTGTTACAGCAAGTAATGTTACAATCATTGATTTTGAATTTAATAGTGTAAAAAACTTCCCTGAGGACCTAGGGTCTAGAGTTGGTTATGACATTGTTGAAGAAAATTTTGATAAAGGCCAATTAGCTCCTACAACCATTTTATTAGAGTCAGAAAATGCACTAGATCCAACTCAGTTAGCCAATCTAGTTGATCAATACACAGCTTACGACGAAATATCAGAAATCAATCAAACCAATACGAATGAGGAAAACTCTGCTATGACGTTAAGCATGTCGTTAGCGCTGAATCCTTACTCAACGGAAGCAATGGATTTTATTGAAACATTTAGAGAAGATTTTTCAAATTCTCTTTCTGATGAGGCAATTGAAGCGAATGTCTACGTTACGGGGACAACGGCGAAACTAGTAGATGAACGAAGCGTAAATAATCAAGATATTGTGCTTATTGTTGTGTTAGAAACCATTTTGATTTTGGCTTTACTTGTAGTATTAACACGATCACTTAAAATGGCTTCTTATATGATAGCCACCATATTGCTTTCCTATCTCTCAGCTATGGGATTAGGAATCTTTTTAGTCGATACATTATTTGGGTTTGATGCCGTTAGTACAAGAGTGCCTGTATACGCCTTTATCTTTTCAGTAGCGCTCGGTATTGACTACAATATAATGTTGGCCTCTAGATTTATTGAAGAAAGAAAACAACATCATGTGAAGAAAGCGTTAGAGATCGCCATCGCGAATACAGGGGCAGTAATTTCCTCTGCGGGTCTTATACTAGCTGCTACATTTGCAGCTCTAACGACAATGCCTGTAGCAGACCTTTTTGTTTTTGGTTTCATCGTATCTATAGGTATCCTTATTGACACGTTTCTAGTAAGAGGCATGTTGTTACCAGCATTTATTCTGTTTTTCGAAAAAGATAAACAGAAAAACCATGAAAAAGTAAAAGAGGGGCTATAA
- a CDS encoding LacI family DNA-binding transcriptional regulator, whose protein sequence is MVSIRDIAKKAGVSMTSVSYALNNNPKISKKTTEHIKQVAAELNYRPNAAARTLKARKTKKVGVFIKESKGIFFGDILAGIIETSAEAGYDTVVCTGENATDSLADGSVDGGIIMDDLITSDEMMQLADAGKKMVVLDRLFYHKHVRQVLLDNQRGATQMIKHLLTFPAAKTYIVTGNQENFDSQERLEAIHKVIRNTPPPHPVHIITGEFELDGGLEAAETIMQEWTGEPVNVFALSDSTAVGMQRSFQENGFVIGDQIKLAGFDNNLLSQYVSPPLTTVDYSTRSWGNEAATVLMALIANKEAHHALVPTTLMIRASTNS, encoded by the coding sequence ATGGTAAGTATCCGAGACATTGCAAAAAAGGCGGGCGTCTCTATGACTTCCGTCTCTTATGCGTTAAACAACAACCCGAAAATTTCTAAAAAAACCACGGAGCATATTAAACAGGTGGCAGCAGAGCTAAATTACCGCCCTAACGCTGCAGCCCGCACCCTTAAAGCGAGAAAAACGAAAAAAGTAGGCGTATTCATAAAAGAAAGCAAAGGGATCTTCTTTGGAGATATTCTTGCTGGCATTATTGAAACCAGTGCCGAGGCCGGCTATGATACCGTTGTTTGTACAGGTGAAAACGCCACAGATTCTTTAGCTGATGGCTCGGTTGATGGTGGCATTATCATGGATGATTTAATCACCTCTGATGAAATGATGCAATTAGCCGATGCAGGAAAAAAGATGGTCGTACTGGATCGTTTGTTTTATCACAAGCATGTTCGTCAAGTGCTGCTTGATAATCAAAGAGGTGCAACACAAATGATCAAGCATCTTCTCACCTTTCCCGCTGCAAAAACCTATATCGTGACCGGAAATCAAGAGAACTTCGACAGTCAAGAACGGCTTGAAGCCATTCACAAGGTCATTCGAAATACGCCACCCCCTCACCCTGTTCACATCATAACAGGAGAATTTGAGCTTGACGGTGGATTAGAGGCAGCGGAAACGATTATGCAAGAATGGACAGGAGAGCCTGTCAATGTATTTGCCCTTTCAGACAGTACTGCAGTAGGTATGCAACGTTCTTTTCAGGAAAATGGGTTTGTAATAGGAGACCAAATCAAGCTAGCGGGATTTGACAATAATCTATTGAGTCAATATGTCTCACCACCTTTAACAACAGTTGATTACTCAACTAGATCGTGGGGAAATGAAGCCGCAACAGTCTTAATGGCTTTAATAGCTAATAAGGAAGCACACCACGCTCTCGTCCCCACAACATTAATGATAAGAGCCTCTACAAACAGCTAA